From a single bacterium genomic region:
- a CDS encoding c-type cytochrome has product MRLLLALIMVIALPVSAQWKWPEKGQNLKVLPKETKPEELRDAMMEHVNGLGIRCSYCHVGEEGKPLTEFDFVSDAKRPKLIAREMIAMVKTINSQLIRNAVKDNPTPIEVTCTTCHHGSPKPRKIEDVLVETYTSKGIDSLKTLYRNLRDQYYGSFVYDFREGMLLRVCDRLNTADDAAMVANLNAEFFPTERTYMTVGGWLKQKGDKAGAIQAYEKVLSINPKNGQAQKQINELKK; this is encoded by the coding sequence ATGAGACTTTTATTAGCATTGATCATGGTAATAGCGCTTCCGGTTTCGGCGCAATGGAAATGGCCTGAAAAAGGACAAAATCTAAAAGTGCTCCCCAAAGAAACAAAACCGGAAGAACTGCGGGATGCTATGATGGAGCATGTCAACGGCCTTGGTATTCGTTGCAGTTATTGTCATGTCGGTGAAGAAGGAAAACCTCTTACTGAATTTGATTTCGTATCCGATGCAAAACGTCCTAAGCTAATCGCACGTGAAATGATTGCAATGGTCAAGACCATCAATTCACAGCTGATCCGAAATGCCGTTAAAGATAATCCGACTCCTATAGAGGTAACGTGCACTACCTGTCACCACGGAAGCCCTAAACCGCGTAAGATCGAAGACGTGCTGGTTGAAACCTACACATCCAAAGGCATCGATAGTTTAAAAACTCTATACCGGAATTTGCGCGATCAATACTATGGAAGTTTCGTTTATGACTTTAGAGAAGGAATGCTCTTAAGAGTATGCGACCGTCTAAATACAGCCGATGATGCGGCGATGGTTGCCAATTTAAATGCAGAATTTTTTCCAACGGAACGAACGTATATGACTGTCGGAGGCTGGCTGAAACAAAAAGGCGATAAAGCCGGAGCCATTCAGGCATACGAAAAAGTTTTATCCATCAATCCAAAAAACGGGCAAGCACAAAAACAGATCAACGAACTGAAAAAATAA